TCTTCAACCTGACAACAACTGCGCCGCTCCTTCACTTCTTTCTTCTTCGAACCACAACAACAACCCATTTTGCTTCACCTCGCCTCCAAAGCGTCAATTGCCCTCTTCAGCCGAACTTCCACTTCTGTTGCAATGCCCCTGAGCGCGTCATTCTCAATCATCTGCATCGCCACCGTTGGCAAAATAGCTGCTACGAACGTTTCCCCGCCTTTCTCGTACACGATAACATTGCAAGGGAGCATGAGACCAACATCTTGCTCGGCCTGCAACGCTTGATACGCAAAAGGAGGATTACACGCTCCGAGAATAATGTATTTTTCAACATCCACCCCGAGCTTCTTTTTCAAGGTCGCCTGAACGTCAATCTCGGTCAAGACACCAAACCCCTCCTTTTGCAAAGCGTCCCTCACCCGCTCAACTGCCTGCTCAAACCCTAAGGAAACCTTCTTCTTATAGCCATACATACTCTCCACCTCCTCGACTGGCCACGGCCCCGCCCTGCTCGCAAGAAACAAGACATCCCCAGCAAGCCCCGCCAGCCAACACCACCCCCACAACACCAAGAACTATATAATCATTACCCTCACTTTTTCCAACAAAAAAGCAAAAAAATTTAAAACAAGTAACTTTCGTTAAATTACCATGAATATTGGCAAAACAGAACGAACCATCCTCTGCGAACTGGATTGCAACTCCCGCCAAACACTCGCCTCCATCGGAAAACGAGCCCGCCTGAAGAAAGAAACCGTCCACTACCACATCCACCGACTCGAACAAGCAGGCATCATCACCGGCTACCCCGCCATTATCAGCCTCGCCAAACAAGGAAAAATCCACGCAGAACTCTTCCTCCGCCTCCACAACACCACCACAACCATCAAAAAAGAAATGATACACGCCTTCACCAAAACACCAGAAATAACCGACATCGCATCCTGCAAAGGCACATGGGACCTCATCCTCGGCTTCGTGACCAACAACATCTACGAACTCAACACGTACAAAAACAACATCTTTGACGCGTACTCCCCCTACATCTCCAAATCATCCCTCTCCCTCACCATGGAAACCTACTTTTTCGGAAGAAAATACCTCGTAGGGAAAAACATCCACCTCGCCCAACACATTGACAAACC
This window of the Candidatus Woesearchaeota archaeon genome carries:
- a CDS encoding DUF302 domain-containing protein translates to MYGYKKKVSLGFEQAVERVRDALQKEGFGVLTEIDVQATLKKKLGVDVEKYIILGACNPPFAYQALQAEQDVGLMLPCNVIVYEKGGETFVAAILPTVAMQMIENDALRGIATEVEVRLKRAIDALEAR
- a CDS encoding winged helix-turn-helix transcriptional regulator, whose translation is MNIGKTERTILCELDCNSRQTLASIGKRARLKKETVHYHIHRLEQAGIITGYPAIISLAKQGKIHAELFLRLHNTTTTIKKEMIHAFTKTPEITDIASCKGTWDLILGFVTNNIYELNTYKNNIFDAYSPYISKSSLSLTMETYFFGRKYLVGKNIHLAQHIDKPGNETTDELDKNILSTIAKNSRQTLTHIAKKTKTTPKTIAHRLKTMKQNGIIQKYTVALNLKKLGMTTYKLLIRLKNSKHKRTIIEFFHHQPNTVNVREVLADWNLEPTIEAPSQEQFYSIIEAMEEQHGELITTHTTLMIDHIHKTSYYS